In Dyadobacter sp. NIV53, a single window of DNA contains:
- a CDS encoding YceI family protein gives MKRYFLSAVILAVLGSVRPDNAKAQNTLYSTSGGNTRFSSETPLENINAENKKTQAILNTSTGEVAIRMNMADFVFPNKLMQEHFNENYMESAKYPTATFSGKIDKAIDYTKDGEYDASATGKFTVHGVTQTKSIKGKMKIDGGKISMLSDFQVALTDHKIDVPEIVFVKIAQVIQVKAQYVLAPLKK, from the coding sequence ATGAAACGATACTTTTTGTCTGCCGTTATTTTAGCGGTACTAGGATCAGTACGTCCTGACAATGCAAAAGCTCAAAACACACTGTACTCTACCAGTGGCGGCAACACCCGTTTTTCATCCGAAACTCCGCTGGAAAATATCAATGCTGAAAACAAAAAAACACAGGCTATTTTAAATACATCCACCGGTGAGGTTGCTATCAGGATGAACATGGCTGATTTTGTTTTTCCCAATAAACTGATGCAGGAGCACTTCAATGAAAACTATATGGAATCGGCGAAATATCCAACGGCTACTTTCAGCGGAAAAATTGATAAAGCTATCGACTATACTAAGGACGGAGAATATGACGCCTCAGCAACCGGCAAATTCACGGTTCACGGCGTAACACAAACCAAATCAATTAAAGGCAAAATGAAAATTGACGGAGGAAAAATATCCATGCTTTCTGACTTTCAGGTAGCACTGACCGATCATAAAATTGACGTTCCTGAGATTGTATTTGTAAAAATAGCACAGGTCATTCAGGTGAAAGCTCAGTATGTACTTGCTCCACTGAAAAAATAA
- a CDS encoding ubiquinol-cytochrome c reductase iron-sulfur subunit codes for METTKEDKMKRGEFLRSLGLSTSTLMAFYCLGTTMTACGTDSDPDPVDPGTGSGLTGTTTGSNINFTVDLTHTSYSSLKTSGQYKIIGDVLVAFTTASAYIALSKICTHEGNPVQYRSGLNDVYCPSHLSEFTITGEVVQGPATTDLKAYTATLSADGNKLTVTA; via the coding sequence ATGGAAACGACGAAAGAAGACAAAATGAAACGTGGGGAATTCCTGAGAAGCCTTGGCCTGAGCACTTCAACCTTAATGGCATTCTATTGTTTGGGAACTACCATGACGGCATGCGGCACAGATTCTGACCCTGATCCGGTCGATCCGGGAACAGGGTCGGGCCTTACCGGTACTACCACAGGAAGCAATATTAATTTTACAGTTGATCTTACGCATACTTCCTACTCATCGCTTAAAACATCCGGACAATACAAAATAATAGGGGATGTACTCGTTGCTTTTACAACAGCAAGTGCCTACATCGCTTTATCCAAAATCTGTACGCATGAAGGAAATCCGGTACAATACCGCAGTGGCCTGAATGATGTTTATTGTCCAAGCCACCTTTCTGAATTCACTATTACGGGAGAAGTGGTACAAGGGCCGGCAACGACTGACTTGAAAGCCTATACCGCAACACTTTCAGCAGATGGAAATAAATTAACAGTAACCGCTTAA
- a CDS encoding DUF5777 family beta-barrel protein — translation MNSARILLFVLLPTLAFAQDDLLNQLQKQDSTRTFPVTATFKSTRVVNGQSVETMKKNHMDFRISHRFGRLNSGAYQFFGLDQATMRMGFEYGITDKFMIGVGRSTSQKVYDFFGKYKLIQQSTGARNIPVSVTLFGGTGVATLNKELEFQDKVYYTAQVLLARKFGEKFSLQLSPTWLFRNHPEVTGDEKLLLAVGIGGRYKLSKRVSLNGEYFYTAREKNTVTAPYHDSMSFGVDIETGGHVFQLHFTNSLGMIEKQFIGETTGTWGKGDIHYGFNLSRTFSFDKKSKRVPN, via the coding sequence ATGAACTCCGCCCGCATACTTCTTTTCGTTCTTTTGCCAACACTTGCTTTTGCACAGGACGACTTATTGAACCAACTACAAAAGCAGGATAGCACCCGGACTTTTCCGGTTACTGCCACTTTCAAATCCACAAGGGTGGTAAATGGGCAGTCGGTGGAAACGATGAAGAAAAATCATATGGACTTCCGGATTTCCCACCGCTTCGGAAGGCTTAATTCGGGAGCATATCAATTTTTTGGCCTCGATCAGGCGACCATGAGAATGGGGTTTGAGTATGGTATTACCGACAAATTCATGATAGGTGTCGGAAGGAGCACATCTCAAAAAGTGTATGACTTTTTTGGTAAATACAAACTGATCCAACAGTCAACCGGTGCACGCAATATACCTGTATCCGTTACACTTTTCGGTGGGACCGGTGTTGCTACGTTAAACAAGGAACTGGAATTTCAGGATAAAGTCTATTACACCGCGCAGGTTCTTTTGGCCCGGAAATTCGGAGAAAAATTTTCCCTGCAGCTTTCCCCGACCTGGCTGTTTCGCAATCATCCAGAAGTTACAGGAGATGAAAAATTGTTGCTGGCCGTGGGTATCGGCGGAAGATATAAGCTGTCGAAACGTGTTTCCCTGAATGGAGAATATTTTTATACTGCACGTGAAAAAAATACAGTTACAGCTCCCTACCATGACTCTATGTCATTCGGAGTTGATATTGAAACCGGAGGCCACGTTTTTCAGCTGCACTTTACCAATTCGCTGGGTATGATCGAAAAGCAGTTTATAGGAGAAACCACCGGAACCTGGGGAAAAGGGGATATTCATTACGGATTCAATCTTTCCCGAACATTTAGTTTTGACAAGAAAAGTAAGAGAGTACCCAATTAA